In Solanum pennellii chromosome 7, SPENNV200, the following are encoded in one genomic region:
- the LOC107026571 gene encoding alpha-aminoadipic semialdehyde synthase isoform X1, translated as MFGNGVVGILSEATNKWERRAPLTPSHCARLLHGGRGKTGVSRIIVQPSTKRVHHDALYEDVGCEISEDLSQCGLILGIKQPKLEMILPDRAYAFFSHTHKAQKENMPLLDKILAERASLFDYELIVEDTGKRLLAFGKFAGRAGMIDFLRGLGLWYLNHGYSTPFLSLGSSYMYSSLAAAKAAVISVGEEIATMGLPSGICPLVFVFTGSGNVSRGAQEIFKLLPHTFVDPRKLPELHEMARDLTQSKQPSKRIFQVYGCVATCQDMVEHLNPSKSLNKADYYAHPEQYKPAFHEKIAPYASVIVNCMYWERRFPRLLTTKQIQDLMKSGCPLVGICDITCDVGGSIEFINQTTSIDSPFFRYEPFDDSYHYDLEGKGVMCSAVDILPTEFAKEASQHFGDILSHFTVSLASFRNLEELPTHLKRACIAHYGGLTQLYEYIPRMQKSDLDDPSIVLSNSNGNGRKYTVLVSLSGHLFDKFLINEALDIIEAAGGSFHLVKCQVGQITSDSSYSELEVGAEDKSVLDKIVDSLTSLANSSNSLGSQDKENNISLKVGEFQETIMDEKYDAKKVLILGAGRVCRPAAELLASIGSTTSRQFPKSSVTADFEEQNCVQVIVGSLYLKDAAEVTKGIPNAKAIQLDIMSHESLSSWIAQVDVVISLLPPSCHGVIAKACIELKKHLVTASYVDDSMLKLDQDAKSAGITILGEMGLDPGIDHMMAMKMINEAHAAKGKIRSFVSYCGGLPSPAAANNPLAYKFSWSPAGAIRAGWNPAAYRYQGEIIHVEGQKLYESAAKLRLPDFPAFALECLPNRNSLVYGDLYGISEEASTIFRGTLRYEGFSQIMGTLVKIGFFSTESTLILKDGIRPTHSAFLLGVLGFDGKILPESVIDEKYIIDRILALGLCKNKDTAVNTAKTIIFLGFQEPTEIPSSCKSPFEVTCLRMEEKLAYSKNEQDMVLLHHEVVVDYPDDHAETHRSTLLAMGRTENGKTTMAMALTVGIPAATGALLLLANKIKANGVLRPIDPEVYEPALDILEAYGFELLEKIE; from the exons ATGTTTGGAAATGGAGTGGTTGGTATACTCTCAGAGGCAACCAACAAGTGGGAAAGACGGGCTCCGCTGACTCCTTCACACTGTGCTAGACTGCTGCATGGTGGTAGGGGTAAGACCGGGGTGTCACGTATCATTGTGCAGCCATCTACAAAGCGCGTTCATCATGATGCTCTCTATGAAGATGTTGGATGTGAGATATCGGAGGACTTGTCGCAATGTGGTCTCATCTTGGGTATCAAACAACCCAAG TTGGAGATGATTCTTCCTGATAGGGCCTATGCCTTCTTCTCCCATACTCACAAGGCACAAAAGGAAAATATGCCTTTGTTGGATAAG ATCTTAGCTGAAAGGGCATCTCTGTTCGACTATGAGCTTATAGTTGAAGACACTGGAAAGAGGTTACTTGCATTTGGTAAATTTGCTGGTAGAGCTGGAATGATTGATTTTCTACGTGGATTGGGACTCT GGTATCTCAATCATGGCTACTCAACACCTTTTCTCTCACTCGGCTCATCTTACATGTACTCTTCATTGGCTGCGGCTAAGGCTGCAGTGATTTCTGTTGGTGAAGAGATAGCAACTATGGGACTTCCATCGGGAATCTGTCCTCTTGTATTTGTTTTCACTGGTTCTGGAAATG TGTCTCGTGGTGCACAAGAAATTTTTAAGCTTCTTCCTCATACATTTGTGGATCCAAGAAAACTTCCAGAGCTACATGAGATG GCCAGGGATCTTACTCAATCGAAGCAACCATCAAAGAGAATCTTTCAAGTGTATGGTTGTGTAGCAACCTGCCAAGACATGGTGGAACATTTAAATCCTTCAAAATCTCTCAATAAG GCTGATTACTACGCACATCCAGAGCAATACAAACCTGCTTTCCATGAGAAAATAGCTCCTTATGCATCTGTCATAG TAAATTGTATGTACTGGGAGAGAAGGTTTCCTAGGTTGTTGACTACTAAACAGATTCAAGACCTTATGAAAAGTGGATGCCCACTTGTTGGAATCTGTGACATAACTTGTGACGTGGGAGGGTCAATCGAGTTCATCAACCAAACCACATCAATAGACTCACCTTTCTTCAG GTATGAACCTTTCGACGATTCGTATCATTATGACCTAGAAGGTAAAGGTGTGATGTGTTCAGCTGTAGATATTCTTCCCACTGAGTTTGCGAAAGAG GCATCCCAACATTTCGGAGATATTCTGTCCCACTTTACTGTAAGCTTAGCTTCCTTTAGAAATCTTGAAGAGTTACCTACACACTTGAAGAGAGCTTGCATAGCCCATTATGGAGGTCTTACTCAGTTGTATGAATACATACCTCGAATGCAGAAATCTGATCTAGA TGACCCTTCAATAGTTCTTTCAAATTCCAATGGGAACGGGAGGAAATACACTGTATTG GTATCTCTAAGTGGTCATTTGTTTGATAAATTTCTCATAAACGAGGCGTTGGATATTATTGAAGCAGCAGGTGGTTCCTTCCACTTGGTGAAGTGCCAAGTTGGTCAAATCACAAGTGATTCGTCATACTCAGAATTGGAG GTTGGAGCTGAAGATAAATCTGTTTTAGATAAAATAGTCGATTCTTTAACTTCCCTTGCTAATTCAAGCAACTCTTTGGGATCCCAAGACAAGGAAAACAACATATCTTTGAAGGTTGGGGAATTCCAAGAAACAATCATGGATGAGAAGTATGATGCAAAGAAGGTCTTAATTTTAGGTGCTGGTCGGGTTTGCAGACCAGCTGCTGAACTTTTAGCGTCAATTGGTAGCACGACATCTAGGCAATTTCCTAAATCATCTGTAACTGCTGATTTTGAAGAGCAAAATTGTGTCCAAGTGATTGTTGGTTCTTTGTACTTGAAGGATGCAGCGGAG GTTACTAAAGGTATTCCAAATGCAAAAGCAATTCAGCTTGACATTATGAGTCACGAGTCTCTTTCTAGCTGGATCGCACAG GTTGATGTTGTCATCAGCTTACTGCCTCCTAGCTGCCATGGTGTTATAGCAAAGGCATGCATTGAG CTGAAGAAACATCTAGTCACGGCTAgctatgttgatgattctatgtTAAAGCTAGACCAAGATGCAAAATCTGCTGGAATTACTATTCTTGGTGAAATGGGCTTGGACCCAGGAATAG ATCATATGATGGCGATGAAAATGATCAACGAAGCCCATGCAGCAAAGGGAAAGATCAGGTCTTTCGTTTCTTACTGTGGTGGTCTTCCCTCTCCAGCTGCTGCCAACAATCCATTAGCTTATAAGTTCAG TTGGAGTCCAGCCGGAGCTATACGAGCTGGGTGGAATCCAGCAGCCTACAGATATCAAGGGGAAATTATCCATGTCGAAG GTCAGAAGCTTTATGAGTCAGCTGCAAAGCTTCGTCTTCCTGATTTTCCAGCCTTTGCATTAGAGTGTCTACCAAATCGCAACTCCTTAGTGTATGGAGACTTGTATGGTATATCAGAAGAAGCATCTACCATCTTCCGAGGAACACTACGCTATGAAG GTTTTAGTCAAATAATGGGGACACTTGTGAAGATAGGATTCTTCAGTACAGAATCTACTCTGATTCTTAAGGATGGGATCAGACCCACGCACAGCGCGTTTTTGCTTGGAGTTCTTGGGTTCGATGGAAAGATTTTGCCTGAATCCGTAATTGATGAAAAATACATCATAGATAGGATATTAGCTCTTGGGCTTTGCAAAAACAAGGACACTGCGGTCAATACAGCAAAAACAATAAT ATTTTTGGGATTTCAAGAGCCTACGGAAATACCATCATCCTGCAAATCTCCATTTGAAGTAACATGTTTGCGCATGGAAGAGAAATTAGCATACTCCAAAAATGAGCAG GATATGGTGCTTTTACACCATGAAGTGGTAGTAGATTACCCAGACGACCATGCTGAAACTCATAGATCGACACTCTTGGCAATGGGAAGGACGGAGAATGGAAAAACCACCATGGCCATGGCTCTTACAGTAGGGATTCCAGCAGCCACCGGAGCTCTG CTATTACTTGCAAACAAGATTAAAGCAAATGGTGTATTAAGGCCTATTGATCCAGAAGTCTATGAGCCAG CACTGGATATTTTGGAAGCATATGGTTTCGAGTTGCTGGAGAAGATTGAATAA
- the LOC107026571 gene encoding alpha-aminoadipic semialdehyde synthase isoform X2 — protein sequence MCISGYLNHGYSTPFLSLGSSYMYSSLAAAKAAVISVGEEIATMGLPSGICPLVFVFTGSGNVSRGAQEIFKLLPHTFVDPRKLPELHEMARDLTQSKQPSKRIFQVYGCVATCQDMVEHLNPSKSLNKADYYAHPEQYKPAFHEKIAPYASVIVNCMYWERRFPRLLTTKQIQDLMKSGCPLVGICDITCDVGGSIEFINQTTSIDSPFFRYEPFDDSYHYDLEGKGVMCSAVDILPTEFAKEASQHFGDILSHFTVSLASFRNLEELPTHLKRACIAHYGGLTQLYEYIPRMQKSDLDDPSIVLSNSNGNGRKYTVLVSLSGHLFDKFLINEALDIIEAAGGSFHLVKCQVGQITSDSSYSELEVGAEDKSVLDKIVDSLTSLANSSNSLGSQDKENNISLKVGEFQETIMDEKYDAKKVLILGAGRVCRPAAELLASIGSTTSRQFPKSSVTADFEEQNCVQVIVGSLYLKDAAEVTKGIPNAKAIQLDIMSHESLSSWIAQVDVVISLLPPSCHGVIAKACIELKKHLVTASYVDDSMLKLDQDAKSAGITILGEMGLDPGIDHMMAMKMINEAHAAKGKIRSFVSYCGGLPSPAAANNPLAYKFSWSPAGAIRAGWNPAAYRYQGEIIHVEGQKLYESAAKLRLPDFPAFALECLPNRNSLVYGDLYGISEEASTIFRGTLRYEGFSQIMGTLVKIGFFSTESTLILKDGIRPTHSAFLLGVLGFDGKILPESVIDEKYIIDRILALGLCKNKDTAVNTAKTIIFLGFQEPTEIPSSCKSPFEVTCLRMEEKLAYSKNEQDMVLLHHEVVVDYPDDHAETHRSTLLAMGRTENGKTTMAMALTVGIPAATGALLLLANKIKANGVLRPIDPEVYEPALDILEAYGFELLEKIE from the exons ATGTGCATATCAGGGTATCTCAATCATGGCTACTCAACACCTTTTCTCTCACTCGGCTCATCTTACATGTACTCTTCATTGGCTGCGGCTAAGGCTGCAGTGATTTCTGTTGGTGAAGAGATAGCAACTATGGGACTTCCATCGGGAATCTGTCCTCTTGTATTTGTTTTCACTGGTTCTGGAAATG TGTCTCGTGGTGCACAAGAAATTTTTAAGCTTCTTCCTCATACATTTGTGGATCCAAGAAAACTTCCAGAGCTACATGAGATG GCCAGGGATCTTACTCAATCGAAGCAACCATCAAAGAGAATCTTTCAAGTGTATGGTTGTGTAGCAACCTGCCAAGACATGGTGGAACATTTAAATCCTTCAAAATCTCTCAATAAG GCTGATTACTACGCACATCCAGAGCAATACAAACCTGCTTTCCATGAGAAAATAGCTCCTTATGCATCTGTCATAG TAAATTGTATGTACTGGGAGAGAAGGTTTCCTAGGTTGTTGACTACTAAACAGATTCAAGACCTTATGAAAAGTGGATGCCCACTTGTTGGAATCTGTGACATAACTTGTGACGTGGGAGGGTCAATCGAGTTCATCAACCAAACCACATCAATAGACTCACCTTTCTTCAG GTATGAACCTTTCGACGATTCGTATCATTATGACCTAGAAGGTAAAGGTGTGATGTGTTCAGCTGTAGATATTCTTCCCACTGAGTTTGCGAAAGAG GCATCCCAACATTTCGGAGATATTCTGTCCCACTTTACTGTAAGCTTAGCTTCCTTTAGAAATCTTGAAGAGTTACCTACACACTTGAAGAGAGCTTGCATAGCCCATTATGGAGGTCTTACTCAGTTGTATGAATACATACCTCGAATGCAGAAATCTGATCTAGA TGACCCTTCAATAGTTCTTTCAAATTCCAATGGGAACGGGAGGAAATACACTGTATTG GTATCTCTAAGTGGTCATTTGTTTGATAAATTTCTCATAAACGAGGCGTTGGATATTATTGAAGCAGCAGGTGGTTCCTTCCACTTGGTGAAGTGCCAAGTTGGTCAAATCACAAGTGATTCGTCATACTCAGAATTGGAG GTTGGAGCTGAAGATAAATCTGTTTTAGATAAAATAGTCGATTCTTTAACTTCCCTTGCTAATTCAAGCAACTCTTTGGGATCCCAAGACAAGGAAAACAACATATCTTTGAAGGTTGGGGAATTCCAAGAAACAATCATGGATGAGAAGTATGATGCAAAGAAGGTCTTAATTTTAGGTGCTGGTCGGGTTTGCAGACCAGCTGCTGAACTTTTAGCGTCAATTGGTAGCACGACATCTAGGCAATTTCCTAAATCATCTGTAACTGCTGATTTTGAAGAGCAAAATTGTGTCCAAGTGATTGTTGGTTCTTTGTACTTGAAGGATGCAGCGGAG GTTACTAAAGGTATTCCAAATGCAAAAGCAATTCAGCTTGACATTATGAGTCACGAGTCTCTTTCTAGCTGGATCGCACAG GTTGATGTTGTCATCAGCTTACTGCCTCCTAGCTGCCATGGTGTTATAGCAAAGGCATGCATTGAG CTGAAGAAACATCTAGTCACGGCTAgctatgttgatgattctatgtTAAAGCTAGACCAAGATGCAAAATCTGCTGGAATTACTATTCTTGGTGAAATGGGCTTGGACCCAGGAATAG ATCATATGATGGCGATGAAAATGATCAACGAAGCCCATGCAGCAAAGGGAAAGATCAGGTCTTTCGTTTCTTACTGTGGTGGTCTTCCCTCTCCAGCTGCTGCCAACAATCCATTAGCTTATAAGTTCAG TTGGAGTCCAGCCGGAGCTATACGAGCTGGGTGGAATCCAGCAGCCTACAGATATCAAGGGGAAATTATCCATGTCGAAG GTCAGAAGCTTTATGAGTCAGCTGCAAAGCTTCGTCTTCCTGATTTTCCAGCCTTTGCATTAGAGTGTCTACCAAATCGCAACTCCTTAGTGTATGGAGACTTGTATGGTATATCAGAAGAAGCATCTACCATCTTCCGAGGAACACTACGCTATGAAG GTTTTAGTCAAATAATGGGGACACTTGTGAAGATAGGATTCTTCAGTACAGAATCTACTCTGATTCTTAAGGATGGGATCAGACCCACGCACAGCGCGTTTTTGCTTGGAGTTCTTGGGTTCGATGGAAAGATTTTGCCTGAATCCGTAATTGATGAAAAATACATCATAGATAGGATATTAGCTCTTGGGCTTTGCAAAAACAAGGACACTGCGGTCAATACAGCAAAAACAATAAT ATTTTTGGGATTTCAAGAGCCTACGGAAATACCATCATCCTGCAAATCTCCATTTGAAGTAACATGTTTGCGCATGGAAGAGAAATTAGCATACTCCAAAAATGAGCAG GATATGGTGCTTTTACACCATGAAGTGGTAGTAGATTACCCAGACGACCATGCTGAAACTCATAGATCGACACTCTTGGCAATGGGAAGGACGGAGAATGGAAAAACCACCATGGCCATGGCTCTTACAGTAGGGATTCCAGCAGCCACCGGAGCTCTG CTATTACTTGCAAACAAGATTAAAGCAAATGGTGTATTAAGGCCTATTGATCCAGAAGTCTATGAGCCAG CACTGGATATTTTGGAAGCATATGGTTTCGAGTTGCTGGAGAAGATTGAATAA